DNA sequence from the Methanolobus sp. ZRKC5 genome:
AAGTAGGCATCATAGGCGGAGCAACAGATAGTGGAAAGACAACAATGATCCTTGATCTCGCTAAATACCTGAATTCAAAGGGAGAGAAAATAGGAGTTATTGTACAGGAAACCGGGGAAGTGGACTATGATGAAAAAACGCTTGATGGACTGGGAATTAAGACAAAGGAAGTCAACAGTGTTTGTATCCCTTGCTCCCTTGATACGGACATCAGAAGTAACTTACTGATACTACAGGAAGAATTCAGTCCGGATACGATTTTCATTGAAACTGAAGAAACTGTGCTTCCACATAAACTAAAAGCAGACATTGAAAGAATGGCACTTCCAAATACTGAACTGCTTCCAAGTATAGTGCTTATCAATTCAACTGAATTTGAAATAAAAACAGACCAACTTATAGAGTATTCAAAAAAACAGGTAGAAGGCGCAGAAATAGTATGCATCAATAAGATAGAACTTGATACAAAGGAACATATAACTGCTGTTAAGAAACTTGTACAAAAGCTGAATTCAACTGCAAAGATACTTAAAAGTCCAAAAGTCAGGGAAGACGCATTTATGGAAACGCTGCTAGCTTAATTCCTTTGCTTCATAAAAGAAAATTGTATCATACCATTATTTTAATTCATAGCTTCTGGCTGTTTTTATTCTTTATTCAATTTAGAAGCGTGGATTTTTTTATAAGGAGTACTAAAAAACAAAATCTAAACCACAAAACCCCCATTAAAATAACCAATGGTTATAATAAACGTACAGATTATGCAATGTTTTATATAAAACGACGACCATTAGCTAATATCACAACAAAGTTGTGCATGAGAGAATACAAGAGGAAACAACATGGACAAGAAGAAATTTGGATTCAACACATTGGCCTTGCATGCAGGACAGGAACCAGATCCTGTAACAGGGTCACGTGCCGTACCAATCTACCAGACAGCATCGTATACGTTCAAGGATGCAGAACATGCAGCCAACCTTTTCGGACTGAAAGAGTTTGGCAATATTTACACCAGACTCATGAACCCTACAACCGATGTCCTTGAGAAAAGGGTCGCTGCAATTGAAGGAGGCACTGGTGCACTTGCTGTTTCTTCTGGAATGTCCGCTATTACTCTTGCAACACTTGGAGTTACAGGACTGGGAGATGAGATCGTTGCAGCCAACAATCTCTACGGTGGAACATACCAGTTATTCAATAACACTTTTCCAGAACTTGGAAGAAAAGTACATTTTGTGGACTCCACAAAACCGGAAGAATTCAAAAAAGCCATCACTCCAAAAACAAAAGCAATCTACGCTGAAATAATTGGAAATCCGAAGCTTGACGTACCAAATCTTGAAGAGATAGCAAAGATAGCACATGATGCCGGCATACCGCTGATAGTTGACAATACCGTGGGTATCGGTATCACCAGACCTATTGATTTTGGTGCTGACATTGTTGTACTTTCGGCAACCAAATTCCTTGGAGGACATGGTACTTCAATTGGTGGTTTGATTGTGGATTCCGGTAATTTTAACTGGGACAACGGGAAATTCCCCGGATTAACAGAACCAGATCCAGGATACCACGGATTGAAATACTGGGAAGCATTTGGTGATTTCCCCGATCTTGGAAACATTGCTTTCATTATCAAAATGAGGGTACATCTTCTTCGTGATCTTGGACCTGCACTGAGTCCGTTCAATTCATTCCTCTTCCTGCAGGGACTAGAAACACTACCCCTTAGGGTTGAAAGACATAGCAGCAATGCACAGAAAATAGCAGAATTCCTTAATGGACATCCTGACGTTGAATGGGTGAACTATCCAGGACTTGAAGGTCATCCAAGCCACGAACTTGCCACTAAATATCTTAACGGAAAATATGGAGCAATTCTTGGCTTTGGAATAAAAGGCGGCCTGGAAGCCGGAAAGAAGTTCATTGACAACGTTGAACTGCTATCACATCTGGCAAACATAGGTGATGCAAAGACACTGGTGATACATCCGGCTTCAACTACACATCAGCAACTGACAGCCGATGAGAGAAAGTCCACTGGTGTGACCGATGATTTCATCAGAATGTCAGTGGGACTTGAAGACGTGGAAGACATTATAGCAGATATAGATCAGGCGTTGAAAAGGTCGCAGGGACTATGAAAAAAGAGAACGTAGGCATTGTTGAAACTAAGGATTTCAACTTGCCTGATGAACTTGTGCTGGAAAATGGTGAGAAGCTCCGGGATGTGCATCTGGCCTATGAAACCTATGGAAAACTGAACCCTGAGAAAAGCAATGCTATTCTTATCTGCCATGCCCTCACAGGAGATGCACATACTGCAGGATTGCATAAAGGTGATAGCAAATCAGGATGGTGGGATATACTCATCGGACCGGGAAAGGTCGTTGATACAGACCGATACTTCGTAATCTGCTCCAATGTACTTGGAGGATGTAAGGGCTCAACAGGCCCCTCATCCATAAATCCGGAAACAGGTAAGCAGTATGGCAAGGGTTTCCCGTTCATCACAATTACCGACATGGTGAAAGCACAGAAAGAGCTTGTGGACCATTTTGGAATACAAAAGCTCTTTGCAGTTATTGGCGGATCAATGGGAGGAGTGCAGGTACTACAATGGGCAGTCTCATATCCTGACTACATGACAAAAGCAATAGCTATTGCAACCACAGCTCGTTCATCGCCTCAGCAGATAGCATTCAACGAGGTTGCAAGGATAGCTATACTATCCGACCCGAAATGGAATAACGGTGACTACTACGGCGGATCTGCACCTACACACGGATTAGCACTGGCAAGGATGATAGGGCACATAACATACCTCAGCGATGCCGCTATGCACCAGAAATTCGGAAGGAAACTACAGGATAAGGAAGAATACGATTACAACCTTGGTTTTGATTTTGAGGTTGAGAGTTACCTCCATTATCAGGGACAGTCGTTTACAAGACGCTTTGATGCAAATTCCTATCTCTACATTTCCAAGGCACTGGATTACTTCGACCTGTCCAAAAAAGGCTCCTTGATAGAAGGAATGAAAGTTGCAAAAGCAAAATTCCTTGTTGTTGCTGTCAGTTCTGACTGGCTCTATCCACCATACCAGTCCAGAGAGATAGTATCGGCATTGAGTGCAAATGACCTGGATGTGACTTACAGGGAAATTGAATCCAATTACGGACATGATGCATTCCTGCTGGAATCCGGACAATTAGGTTACCTGATAGGTAATTTCCTTTCACACACTATTGTTTCTGATGTGATGAAAACTGATATCGTGTCAATAAAGCAGGGTATCAGCATTGAAGAAACTGCAAGGGTGATGTTTGAAAAAGGAATAACCCACCTGCCTGTGGTTAATGAAACCAATGAACTGATGGGTATTGTTACCTCATGGGATATATCCAAGGCAGTGGCGTTGAAATGCAAGACACTCAGTGGAATAATGACAAAGAATGTCCTCACAGCAAAAGGGAATGAGGATATTGAAAGTACTGCAAAGAAGATGGAGCAGAATAATATTTCCGCCCTTCCGGTAGTTGATGATGAGAAAAAAATAATTGGAATCATCGGCAGCGAAGAGATTAACAGGCTGATAGGCGGATACAGGTAATTTTCCATTCGACTTTTTTTTTAGTACTTCTGTTTTTTTACAGTTATGAGCAGTACTCACAACCCTTTATATACAGCTGACGCTTTATTGCAGTACTGTTGAATTAGAGAGGTATTATATGGTTGATTTTGCCTGCAAAGAGTTTGAGATCGAAGCTGTCATCAAATGTGGCCTGAACCTTACAAAAGCCGAACTTCAGATATTGAAATATTTCCTTCAATATGGCCAGAACTGGCTTACAACAGAGAGCATAGCTGAAGAACTTGAACTTAATCTGTCAACTGTCCAGAGAAGTGTAAAGAAACTCTATGAAAGGAAGATACTCATTCGTTCCCAGAACAATATGGACGGCGGAGGTTACTTCTTTGTTTACAAGATACGCAGCAAGAAGGAGATCCATGAACTTATTATGGAGATTGTGAACAGCTGGGTCAAAAGAGTGGACAGCGAACTCCAGTCATGGGCGGATGAAAACCAGTGAAACTAACAGGGTTTCACATACCAATTTCAA
Encoded proteins:
- a CDS encoding HTH domain-containing protein, with the translated sequence MVDFACKEFEIEAVIKCGLNLTKAELQILKYFLQYGQNWLTTESIAEELELNLSTVQRSVKKLYERKILIRSQNNMDGGGYFFVYKIRSKKEIHELIMEIVNSWVKRVDSELQSWADENQ
- a CDS encoding O-acetylhomoserine aminocarboxypropyltransferase/cysteine synthase family protein, with translation MDKKKFGFNTLALHAGQEPDPVTGSRAVPIYQTASYTFKDAEHAANLFGLKEFGNIYTRLMNPTTDVLEKRVAAIEGGTGALAVSSGMSAITLATLGVTGLGDEIVAANNLYGGTYQLFNNTFPELGRKVHFVDSTKPEEFKKAITPKTKAIYAEIIGNPKLDVPNLEEIAKIAHDAGIPLIVDNTVGIGITRPIDFGADIVVLSATKFLGGHGTSIGGLIVDSGNFNWDNGKFPGLTEPDPGYHGLKYWEAFGDFPDLGNIAFIIKMRVHLLRDLGPALSPFNSFLFLQGLETLPLRVERHSSNAQKIAEFLNGHPDVEWVNYPGLEGHPSHELATKYLNGKYGAILGFGIKGGLEAGKKFIDNVELLSHLANIGDAKTLVIHPASTTHQQLTADERKSTGVTDDFIRMSVGLEDVEDIIADIDQALKRSQGL
- a CDS encoding homoserine O-acetyltransferase, whose product is MKKENVGIVETKDFNLPDELVLENGEKLRDVHLAYETYGKLNPEKSNAILICHALTGDAHTAGLHKGDSKSGWWDILIGPGKVVDTDRYFVICSNVLGGCKGSTGPSSINPETGKQYGKGFPFITITDMVKAQKELVDHFGIQKLFAVIGGSMGGVQVLQWAVSYPDYMTKAIAIATTARSSPQQIAFNEVARIAILSDPKWNNGDYYGGSAPTHGLALARMIGHITYLSDAAMHQKFGRKLQDKEEYDYNLGFDFEVESYLHYQGQSFTRRFDANSYLYISKALDYFDLSKKGSLIEGMKVAKAKFLVVAVSSDWLYPPYQSREIVSALSANDLDVTYREIESNYGHDAFLLESGQLGYLIGNFLSHTIVSDVMKTDIVSIKQGISIEETARVMFEKGITHLPVVNETNELMGIVTSWDISKAVALKCKTLSGIMTKNVLTAKGNEDIESTAKKMEQNNISALPVVDDEKKIIGIIGSEEINRLIGGYR
- a CDS encoding GTP-binding protein, with the protein product MKVGIIGGATDSGKTTMILDLAKYLNSKGEKIGVIVQETGEVDYDEKTLDGLGIKTKEVNSVCIPCSLDTDIRSNLLILQEEFSPDTIFIETEETVLPHKLKADIERMALPNTELLPSIVLINSTEFEIKTDQLIEYSKKQVEGAEIVCINKIELDTKEHITAVKKLVQKLNSTAKILKSPKVREDAFMETLLA